The following proteins are encoded in a genomic region of Vibrio tasmaniensis:
- a CDS encoding YqaA family protein has product MLEFFNSLFENIALWFSDSALWVLFISGFLSATLLPGGSEASLVAALSLEQFSTSSIILLATLGNTLGGLTNYWIGLWLPNRTQSEKHGHKAMAWLSRYGYWTLLFSWLPIIGDPLCLAAGWLRMKFIPSVILIAIGKAARYSLLAAIYFGFF; this is encoded by the coding sequence GTGCTAGAGTTCTTTAATTCTCTTTTTGAAAACATAGCGTTGTGGTTTTCTGACTCGGCGCTGTGGGTGCTCTTCATTAGTGGCTTCTTGAGTGCCACATTGTTACCAGGGGGCTCAGAAGCAAGCCTTGTGGCAGCATTGAGCTTAGAACAGTTCTCAACATCATCAATCATTCTTCTGGCGACACTCGGTAATACTTTAGGCGGGCTGACCAACTATTGGATTGGTTTGTGGCTGCCTAATCGAACTCAATCTGAAAAGCATGGTCATAAGGCTATGGCTTGGCTGAGCCGCTATGGCTATTGGACACTGCTATTCAGTTGGTTGCCGATCATTGGTGACCCTTTGTGCTTAGCCGCGGGTTGGTTAAGAATGAAATTTATTCCTAGCGTTATTTTGATAGCGATTGGCAAAGCCGCTCGCTACAGCTTACTTGCTGCTATCTACTTCGGTTTTTTCTAA